CCGAGGTGGACGCCGCGCTCGCCGGGCTGGTCCGCGCCGGCGCGGTGCGCGCGGACCAGGTGGTGGCGGGCTGGCCAGGGCGCTGGGTGCTGAGCGCACGGTGAGCCAGGCGGCGCGTGTCCTCCGCCTCGAGGCGTTCCCGCCCGAGGCCCGTGCGACGATCGCACGCCTCGCCGAAGCCGGCGCCGCCGACGCGTGGCTGGTGGGCGGCGCGGTCCGGGATGCTCTGGCCGGCGCGATGCTGCGCGAGCTCGACCTCGCGGTGCCCGCGAGCGCCCTCTCCCGCGGGCGCGCCCTCGCCGATCGGCTGCACGCCCGCTTCGTGGTCCTCGACGAGGGCCGCGGCGTGTGCCGGCTCGTGGGCGCCATCTCCATCGACCTCACCGATTTCCGCGCCCCCACCATCGAGGCCGATCTCGCCGCGCGCGACTTCACCGTCAACGCCCTGGCCGTTCCGCTGGGGGCGCTCGCCGCCGCGGGCGGTGCGCCGCTGCTGGATCCCACTGGTGGGATCGCCGACCTCGATGCGCGGCTGGTCCGGCTCTGCGGCCCGCGTGCCCTCACCGAAGATCCCGTGCGCATCCTCCGCGGCGTTCGCCTGGCGCTAGACCCGGGCTGGCGGCTGGATCCAGGCGTCGCCGCCGCCGCGCGCGCGGCCGCGCCCGGACTGGCCGGGGTCGCCGCGGAGCGCGTGCGGGACGAGCTAGCGCGCATCCTCGACGGGCCCGCGGCCGCGCGCGGTCTGCGGCTCCTCGACGACATGGGCGCGCTCGCCGTGCTCCTGCCGGAGAGCGGGCCGATGCGCGCCACCCCGCAGCCCCTGCCGCATCACTTCGACGTGTGGGAGCACTCGCTGCGCGCGGTGGCGGCCGCCGACCGGCTGCTCGCGGAGGCGCCCTCTCTGGCCCGCTGGGGCCAGGACATCGCCGCGCGCGCCGACGAGGACCTGGGCGACGGGCTCACGCGCCGCGCCGCCGTGAAGCTGGCCGCTCTGCTCCACGACGTGGCCAAGCCCGAGACGCGCACGGAGGAGGCGGACGGCCGCGTGCGCTTCCTCGGCCACGATGTCGCGGGTGCCGCGCGAGTTGCCGGCATCGCCGAGCGATGGCGGCTCTCGCGCCGCGCTGCCGCGATGCTGGAGCAGCTCGTCCGGCATCACCTCCGCCCGATGCATCTCGCGCAGTCGGGACCGATCACGCGGCGCGCCCGCCATCGCTTCTTCCGCGACCTCGGCGAGGACGCGGGCGCGCTGCTCCTGCTCGCCCTCGCCGACGCCGCCGGCCTGCGCGGCGACGATCCATTGGAAGTCTGGGCCGGGGAGGGTGGCCGCGTGCTGCGCGAGCTGCAGGCGGGCGCCGCCGAGGAACGCGCGCTCGCCGCAGCGCCGCCGCTCGTCACCGGCGCCGACGTCATGGCCGCCTTCGGGCTCCCGTCGGGCCCCGCGGTGGGGCGCCTGCTCGCCCGGGCGCGGGAGGCCCAGGCGCTCGGTCAGGTGGCCACGCGCGAGGAGGCCCTGGCGCTGCTCGCGCGCGAGCCACCCGCCCTTGACACCCCCGAGGCCGACTCCTAGAGTAGCGCCACCTCGACCGCGCCTTCTCACAAGGAGACGCCATGCGCTCCCTCACGCTCCTGGTCCTCCTCGTCGTCGTGCTCGCGCCGCCCGGGCTCGCGGGGGCCGCGCCGCAGGGCACCGTCGTCATCGCGCAGGGCGTGGATCCCACCACGCTCGACCCCATGAACCATGCGGAGTCGCCCGCCGCCAACCTCGCCCGCAACATGTTCGACACGCTCCTCGAGCGCGATGCCAACCTCGTGCTGCAGCCCGCGCTGGCGGCCGAGATGCCCAAGCTGGTGGCGCCGACCGCATGGGAGTTCAAGCTCCGCCCCGGCATCAAGTTCCACAACGGCGAGCCCGTGGACGCGGAGGCCGTGAAGTTCAGCCTGGAGCGGCTGGTGGACCCCAAGCTGAAGCTGCGCGGCGCCTCGCCCTTCGCGCCCTTGAGCCACGTCGAGATCGTGGATCCGCTCACCGTGCGCATCCACACCAAGGCGCCGTGGCCCATCCTCGACACGCTCATGTCGGGCACGGGCACCGCGATTCTGCCGCCCAAGTACTATCGCGAGAAGGACCTGACCTACGTCGCCCGCAGCCCGGTGGGCTCCGGCCCGTTCAGGTTCGTGCGCTGGGTGAAGGACGATCGCATCGAGCTGGAAGCCAACGAGAGCTACTGGCGGGGCGCGCCCCGGGTCAAGCGGCTGGTCTGGCGGCCCATTCCCGACGACGCGGTGCGGGTGGCCGCGCTGCAGAACGGCGAGGTAGACGTGGCGGTGAACATCCCGCCGCACCTCGCTCAGATCATCGCCAACCATCCCAGGCTCTTCCTCTCCACCGCGCCCAGCGTGCGCACCATCCAGCTCCTCTACTACACGCATCAGTTCGACGCCCAGCACAAGCTGATCGGGCCTTACCCGGGGCCGGTGGCGGACCGGCGCGTGCGCCTCGCCATGAACTACGCAGTGGACGTGGACGAGGTGATCCGCACCGTGCTCGACGGCAAGGCCATTCGCGTGGCCTCCATGCTCACCGACAAGCACTTCGGCTTCGACCCGACGCTCGCGCCCATCAAGCCGGACCCGGCGCGGGTGAAGCAGCTCCTCACCGAGGCCGGCTTCCCCGGCGGCGTGGACATGGTGCTCAACGCCCCCCAGGGCCGCTACGTGCGTGACAAGGAGGTGGCGGAAGCCATCGCCGGCCAGCTCGGCAAGGCGGGCATCCGCACCACGCTTCGCGTACACGAGTGGGGGACCTACCTCAACAACATGGCCTACGTGCACAAGGCCGGCCCGGTGTGGCTCATCGGCTGGGGCGTCTCCGCCTACGACGCGGAGCCGGCGTACGTGCCCCTGTTCCGCTCCGGGAAGATCCTCGCCAACTACTACAACGCCGACTTCGACGGCATGGTCGACCAGGCGCAGAGCACCATGGACCCCAAGCGCCGCGCCGAGCTCTACCACCGCCTCATGCGGCTCTGGATCGACGACGCCGCGGCCATGCCCCTCTACCAGCAGCTCGACCTCTACGGGGCGACCCGCCGGGTGACCTGGAAGGCGCGCGGCGACGAGCTGATCAAGGGCTTCGACATGGCCGTGAAGGACGCGCGGTAAGGCCCCGTCAACTTGACAGTTCGGGGAGGGGTCTTTAGAGTCGAGTCGTTTGTCATCTCACACCGGATCGTGAGGAGGACTTGATGGACTGGAAGCGACTGCTCACCGCCCTCGTGCTCGTCGCCGCGCTCCCCGCGCTCACGCTCGCCGCGCCGGAAGGCAAGGTCGTGATCGCGCAAGGCGTCGACCCGACCACGCTCGACACCATGAACCAGCAGGAGACGCCCGCGTCGGTGGTGGCCACCCACATCTTCGACACGCTGGTCGAGCGCGATCCGAGCCTCAAGATCGTGCCGGCGCTGGCCGCCGAGCTGCCGAAGCTCGTGGCGCCCACCACGTGGGAGGTCAAGCTCCGCAAGGGCGTCAAGTTCCACAACGGGGAAGACTTCAACGCGGAGTCGGTGAAGTTCAGCCTCGAGCGCGTCAAGTCGGGCATGCGCTCCAGCTCGAACTTCCGTCCCATCGACCGGGTGGACATCGTCGATCCCTACACGGTACGGGTGCAGACCTCCAAGCCCTGGCCGACCTTCACCACGATCATGGGCTTCCGCCAGGCCTCGATGTATCCGCCCAAGGCGTACGCGGGCAAGGACACCGCGTTCATCTCGAAGAATCCCATCGGCACCGGCCCCTACAAGTTCGTGAAGTGGGACAAGGACGAGCAGATCGTGCTGGAGGCCAACGAGCAGTACTGGCGGGGCGCGCCCAAGATCAAGACCGTCGTGTTCCGGCCCATCCCGGACGATGCGGTGCGCGTGGCCGCGCTACAGAACGGCGAGGTCGACGTGGCGGTGAACATCCCGCCCCACCTGGCCAACATCATCGCGAATCACCCGAAGCTGTTCCTCTCCACCGCGCCGTCCATCCGCACGCTCCAGCTCATGATCGTGACGCATGACTTCGACAAGGATCACAAGCTGATCGGCGTCACCAAGTCGCCGGTGGCCGACAAGCGGGTGCGCCAGGCGATGCTCTATGCGGTGGACGCCGACGACATCGTCAAGAACGTGCTCGACGGCAAGGCCTTCCGCGTGGCCACGCTGCTCACCCCGCTCCACTTCGGCTACGACCCCGCGCTCAAGCCGGTGAAGCCGGATCTGCCCAAAGTGAAGAAGCTCCTCGCCGAGGCCGGCTTCGCCAACGGGCTCGAGCTCACGCTCAACAGCCCCCAGGGCCGCTACGTGCGGGACAAGGAAGTGGCGGAGGCGGTGGCGGGGCAGCTCACCAAGGCCGGCATCAAGACGCAGCTCAAGACCCACGAGTTCGTGAGCTTCCTCAACACGATGGTGTACGTGCACAAGCCCGGTCCGGTGTGGCTGATCGGCTGGGGCACCCCCACGATCGACGCGGAGACGGTGTACGTGCCACTCTTCCGCACGGGGAGCAATCTCGGCAACTACTCGAACCCGGACTTCGACGGCATGGTGGATCAGGCTCAGTCGACGATGGACGAGAAGAAGCGGCTGGAGATCTACCACCGAGTCAACAAGCTCTTCGTCGAGGAGGTCCCGGCGATCCCCCTCTATCAGCAGATGGATCTCTACGGGGCCAGCAAGCGCCTCAGCTGGAAGGCGCGCAGCGACGAGCTGATCAAGGCGTATGACATGTCACTGAAGTAGTACACTAGACACCGCGCGGCCGTAATTCAGTGGCAGAATGCCAGCTTCCCAAGCTGGACGTCGCCGGTTCGAATCCGGTCGGCCGCTCCACTCGCGAGGGGGCCACGGGGTGACCCGTGGCCCCCTGTGTGTTTCTGCCGCTGCGCTCAGCCAAGGGCCGCGGCGAGGGCGGTGACCGCGAAGCCGGCGCCCAGCGCCGCCCACT
This window of the Candidatus Methylomirabilota bacterium genome carries:
- a CDS encoding HD domain-containing protein; this encodes MSQAARVLRLEAFPPEARATIARLAEAGAADAWLVGGAVRDALAGAMLRELDLAVPASALSRGRALADRLHARFVVLDEGRGVCRLVGAISIDLTDFRAPTIEADLAARDFTVNALAVPLGALAAAGGAPLLDPTGGIADLDARLVRLCGPRALTEDPVRILRGVRLALDPGWRLDPGVAAAARAAAPGLAGVAAERVRDELARILDGPAAARGLRLLDDMGALAVLLPESGPMRATPQPLPHHFDVWEHSLRAVAAADRLLAEAPSLARWGQDIAARADEDLGDGLTRRAAVKLAALLHDVAKPETRTEEADGRVRFLGHDVAGAARVAGIAERWRLSRRAAAMLEQLVRHHLRPMHLAQSGPITRRARHRFFRDLGEDAGALLLLALADAAGLRGDDPLEVWAGEGGRVLRELQAGAAEERALAAAPPLVTGADVMAAFGLPSGPAVGRLLARAREAQALGQVATREEALALLAREPPALDTPEADS
- a CDS encoding ABC transporter substrate-binding protein — encoded protein: MRSLTLLVLLVVVLAPPGLAGAAPQGTVVIAQGVDPTTLDPMNHAESPAANLARNMFDTLLERDANLVLQPALAAEMPKLVAPTAWEFKLRPGIKFHNGEPVDAEAVKFSLERLVDPKLKLRGASPFAPLSHVEIVDPLTVRIHTKAPWPILDTLMSGTGTAILPPKYYREKDLTYVARSPVGSGPFRFVRWVKDDRIELEANESYWRGAPRVKRLVWRPIPDDAVRVAALQNGEVDVAVNIPPHLAQIIANHPRLFLSTAPSVRTIQLLYYTHQFDAQHKLIGPYPGPVADRRVRLAMNYAVDVDEVIRTVLDGKAIRVASMLTDKHFGFDPTLAPIKPDPARVKQLLTEAGFPGGVDMVLNAPQGRYVRDKEVAEAIAGQLGKAGIRTTLRVHEWGTYLNNMAYVHKAGPVWLIGWGVSAYDAEPAYVPLFRSGKILANYYNADFDGMVDQAQSTMDPKRRAELYHRLMRLWIDDAAAMPLYQQLDLYGATRRVTWKARGDELIKGFDMAVKDAR
- a CDS encoding ABC transporter substrate-binding protein — encoded protein: MDWKRLLTALVLVAALPALTLAAPEGKVVIAQGVDPTTLDTMNQQETPASVVATHIFDTLVERDPSLKIVPALAAELPKLVAPTTWEVKLRKGVKFHNGEDFNAESVKFSLERVKSGMRSSSNFRPIDRVDIVDPYTVRVQTSKPWPTFTTIMGFRQASMYPPKAYAGKDTAFISKNPIGTGPYKFVKWDKDEQIVLEANEQYWRGAPKIKTVVFRPIPDDAVRVAALQNGEVDVAVNIPPHLANIIANHPKLFLSTAPSIRTLQLMIVTHDFDKDHKLIGVTKSPVADKRVRQAMLYAVDADDIVKNVLDGKAFRVATLLTPLHFGYDPALKPVKPDLPKVKKLLAEAGFANGLELTLNSPQGRYVRDKEVAEAVAGQLTKAGIKTQLKTHEFVSFLNTMVYVHKPGPVWLIGWGTPTIDAETVYVPLFRTGSNLGNYSNPDFDGMVDQAQSTMDEKKRLEIYHRVNKLFVEEVPAIPLYQQMDLYGASKRLSWKARSDELIKAYDMSLK